The bacterium nucleotide sequence TCGCCGGCCGCCAATTCGCCCTCGGCCAGCACCGCAACCAGCGCCCCGGCCAGATCGTGGACCGTCAGCCGCGCCCGGACCGGCGCTTCCAGGGCGAAGGTCACCGTCGTCAGCGGGTTGAAGGGATTGGGATGGCTGCCCAATCGCAGGTTCGGGGCCGCCGGCAGGTCACCGGCCCCGGTCGCGCCCGACAGTGCCTCGGAGGCCCCGATCAGCGCCGCGGCGAACGCCGGACCGGTCGCCGCGTTGGCGGCGGCGTTGGGATGGGAGTCGCCGTCGTAGTGGCTGCGCTCGTAGACGTAGCGCAGCCGGTTGGCCGCCGCCGAGCCGTCGTCGGGCGCGGCCAGCAGGTCGAACAGGTCGAAGGCGACGACGTTCGGGCGGCCGGCCAGGTAGTCGTCCGAACACAGCCAGTCGGCGAAGGCGCGCGCCCGCGTCGCCTCGGCCGTGTTGGTGGCCAGCCGGTGGCGCGGCGGCTGGCTCATCACCACGAACACGTGCCCGGGGTGCTGGTCGAACACGTCGCGCATCTGCAGGTACCATTGCTTGCGCGCGGCGAGCTCGGCGTCGGTCTCGATGTTCGAGGCCGGGTAGCAGGACTTGAACGCGATGACCTGGTGGTTCTGCAGGATGAGGTCGCGGGCGCCGTTGGCCGTGGTCCACAGCGCCAGCAGGCCGTCGGGGTCGGTGTTGTCACCCGGGATCTGGTAGCTGACGCCGGGCTGGTCGCCGTCGGGTCCGGTCAGGCCGAGCGCGTTGTAGTCGTGGTCCCAGAACGCGTATGCGGTGCCGTGCAGGGCGTTGTGGTCCGCGATGCAGTCGCGGACGTCGCCCTCGGCGATGACGTTGCGGCCGGTCGAGTGGTGCAGGAAGAACAGGTTGGTGAGCGTCTCCGCGGCGGCGGTCGTCGCCGCCGGCGCGGCCAGGGCGAGCGTCAGCAGGAGCGTGATCGGGCGTCGCATGGTGCACTCCGTCGGTGGAGGTGGGCGTGAACGGCTCCGCCGCCGGTGTGCAAACGGGGGTCCAGGCGGCGGGCGGCCGCGGCGGCCGGAGCCATGCGGCGCGTCCCGGCGCGTCGATCCGCCCGTCCCCGTCGATCGAAACAAGGCCGCCCGGGTCCTCGATCCGCAGGCCCCGCCGGCATCGTGCAGGATGAAAGCGGTTCCCGGGGCAGACCGCACGCCTAGCGGCCCATCAGATGGCCTGTGCGGATTTCACGCCGCCCGCCGGCCGGTGAGCGAGCGTTCGCTGAAAGAAAGAACCCGCGAAAACGGCGGATTGAAGGCTGCTTTGGGGAGTTCCGCTCCACAGCCGACATACGGGACACGAGAAATCCTTATTGATCGACCCTTGACAGTTCCAGCCGGAACAACCTGTATTGGCAGCGACATGCCGCGCGGCGGGCCGCGACTTCGCCCCGCCCCGCACCGTCCGCGACAGGGACCATCCGTCACCCTTCGCACGGGGGTTGGTGCCCGATGACACAGACGCCCTGCCTGGCCGCCGTCGCGACCGGGCTGCACGCCGGCTACGCGATCGTCCTGCTCTTCCTGCTGTTCGGGATCTTCTTCGGGAACCTGGCCCTGGGCATCGCCCGGCTGGTGCGCCCGCGCAAGCCCGGCGGGGAGAAGGCGGTGACCTACGAGTGCGGCGAGCTGCCGAGCGGCTCCTCGTGGGTGCGCTTCAACATCCGCTTCTACCTGGTGGCGCTGTTCTTCATCGTCTTCGACGTCGAGGTCATCTTCCTGTACCCGTGGGCGGTCGTGTTCCGGCCCCTGTCGGCGGCGGCCGGTTCGCTGGTCTTCGTCGAGATGGTGATGTTCCTCGGCATCCTGGCGATCGGCCTGGCCTACATCTGGGTCAAGGGCGACCTGGACTGGGTCAAGAGCCTGGCGCGCCGCAGCGGCACGGAGGTGGGCGGGGAATGACGCAGGACCGGAAAGACTACGTCGAGTCCGTGACCCCGCCCGAGGGCTACGACCCGCGGCGCGAGCAGTGCCTGGACTTCCACCTCGCCGAGGACCTGGCCGCCATGGCCGGTTCCGACGACAAGAACTTCATCCTGACCACCGTCGACAACCTGTTCGACTGGGCGCGCCTCTCGAGCGTCTGGCCGGTGACCTTCGGCCTGGCCTGCTGCGCCATCGAGATGATGGCCGCCTCGGCCACGCGCTACGACATCGACCGCTTCGGCGCCGGCGCCTTCCGGGCCACGCCGCGCCAGGCGGACCTGATGATCGTCTCGGGCACCGTGACGGCGAAGATGGCCACGCGCCTCAAGCGCATCTACGAGCAGATGCCCGAGCCCAAGTGGGTGGTGGCCATGGGCTCGTGCGCGATCGGCGGCGGCCCGTACTTCAAGTACGGCTACCACGTGGTCAAGGGTGTGGACTTCATCGTGCCGGTGGACGTGTACATCCCCGGCTGCCCGCCGCGCCCCGAGGTGCTGCTCGACGGCCTGATGCGCCTGCAGGACAAGATCCGGGGCCGCCGGGACGACGCCAAGCCTCCGAAGTGGGTCGCGGACTACGCCCGCAAGATCCCCTACGTCAAACGCTGAACGGGACGGGACGACCATGGAAGCGACGGCCATCCACGCGCTGCTGCAGAGCCGGTTCGGCGACGCCGTGTCGGACTACGTGGACGGGTTCGAGAAGGGCTCGCTGGTCGCGGCCGGGCGCGTCGCCGAGATCGCGGCGTTCCTGCGGGACGATCCGGCGCTCGGCTTCGAGTCCCTGATGTGCCTGACCGGCCTGGACTGGGACGGCTACGACGCCTCGGGCAAGGGCAAGAGCGTCGACATCCTGGGCTACGACGTGCTGGGCCGCCCGCAGGCCTCCGACCGCGTCGGCGACGGCGACCTGGGCGTGGCCTACGCCCTCTACTCCCACCGCCACGGCCACAAGCACACGCTGTTCGTGCGCGTGCCCCGCGCCGCGCCCGAGGTGGCCTCGGCGGCCGCAGTGTGGCCGACGTCCGCCTGGCACGAGCGCGAAGCGTGGGACCTCGTCGGGATCCGCTTCACGGGCCACCCCGACCTGAAGCGCATCCTGCTGGACGAGGACTGGGAGGGCCACCCGCTGCGCAAGGACTACGTGATGCCGGGCGCCTGGCAGGGCGTGCCCCTGGACGGCCGCGACTACGCGGCCTGCAAGTGGGACGAGTCGGGCGTGACGCTGCCCGACGACGTGAAGCGGCCGGACGAGCCGAAGCAGCCCGACGAGACGACGCGACCCGAGACCGGGAACCAAGGGTAGGTGGGCATGAGCGAGACGGCGGCCGGCCGCGGCTGGGGCGGGCAGGACGTGCGGCGGGAGCTGCACTCCGAGCTGCTCGAGATCAACATGGGACCCCAGCACCCGGCCACCCACGGCGTGCTGCGGCTGCTGGTGCGCACCGACGGCGAGATCGTCCACGGCGTCACCGCGCACATCGGCTACCTGCACCGCTGCGCCGAGAAGATCGCCGAGGGCTGCGACTGGCGGCAGTGGATGGTCTACACCGACCGCTTCGACTACCTGGCCCCGATCAACATGAACTTCGGCTACGCGGTGGCCGTCGAGCGGATGCTGGGCGTCCAGGTCCCCGAGCGCGCCGAGCACATCCGCGTCATCTGCGCCGAGCTGCAGCGCATCGCCAGCCACCTGATCGCCATCGGCACCTTCGGCCTGGACATGGGCGCCTGGACGCCGCTGCTGTACTGCTTCCGCGAGCGCGAGGAGATCCTGAACATCCTCGAGCGCCTCACCGGCGGCCGCATGCTCTACAACTACTTCGACATCGGCGGCCTGCGCTTCGATACCTACGACGGCTTCGAGCGGGACGTCCTGGCCTTCGTCAACATCATGGAGCAGAAGATCCCCGAGTACGACACCCTGCTGTCGTACAACAAGATCTTCATCGAGCGCACCGCCGACGTGGGCGTCATCGACCTGGCGACCTGCCTGGCCTACGGCTGCACCGGGCCGGTGCTGCGCGGCGCGGGCGTCCCCTTCGACTGCCGCAAGGACGACCCCTACTCCATCTACGACCGCTTCGAGTTCGACATCCCCTACGGCGAGGGGGAGCAGGGCACCGTCGGCGACTGCTGGGACCGCTACATGGTGCGCATGCGCGAGATGTACGAGTCGTGCCGCATCATCCGGCAGGCGGTCGACGCCCTGCCCGGCGGCCCGGTCAAGGCCGAGGACCTCAAGAAGCTGGTCAAGGTGCCCCAGGGCTCGCTGTACACGCGCACCGAGAGCAGCAAGGGCGAGATCGGGTACCACATCTTCGCCGACGGCGGCAGCAAGCCCTTCCGCACGAAGGTGCGCTCGCCGTCGTTCTCGAACCTCCACGTGATCGAGAAGGTCGGACCGGGCATGATGCTCTCCGATCTCGTGGCGACGGTCGGGTCGCTGGACATCGTCCTCGGGGAGATCGACAGGTGACGCCATGCAAGTGATGACCGACCTCTTCGCGCGGATCTTCGGCGACGGCCTCTCGCCGCTGGGTCTGCTGGTCGCCGGCGGGCTGACCATGGCCCTGATCATGGCGCTGGTGATGGCCTCGTGCGCGATCGTCTTCACCTGGGCGGAGCGCAAGGTGGCCGGCTTCATCCAGAGCCGCTACGGCCCCATGCGCGTCGGCCGCTGGCACGGCGTGCTGCAGCCGGTGGCGGACATGGTGAAGATCCTCGGCAAGGAGGACATCGTCCCGCAGGACGCCGACAAGCCGCTGTTCATGCTGGCGCCGTTCGTGATCTTCGTCGGCTCGCTGATGGCCTGGGCCGCGATCCCCTTCGCGCCCGGCTTCATCGCCGCCGACCTGGACCTGGGCCTGTTCTACATCTTCGCGGTCAGCAGCGCCGCGACCATCGGCATCCTGATGGCCGGCTGGGCCTCGAACAACAAGTGGTCCCTCTACGGCGCCGCCCGCGGCGCCGCGCAGGCCGTCAGCTACGAGATCCCGCTGGCCCTGGCCTGCATCCCGGTGGTGATGATCACCGGCTCGCTGAACATGAACGACATCGTGATCGCGCAGCAGGGCGGCATCTGGCGCTGGCACTTCCTGCACGACCCGTTCCTGTTCGTGGCGTTCCTGCTGTACTTCGTGGCCTCGATCGCCGAGGTGAACCGCGGCCCCTTCGACCTGCCCGAGACCGAGTCGGAGCTGGTGGCCGGCTACCACACCGAGTACACCGGCATGCGCTTCGCGTTCTTCTTCCTGGCCGAGTACGCGAACCTGTTCCTGGTCTCCTGCGTCGCCACGGCGGTGTTCCTGGGCGGCTGGCAGCCGCTGTTCGGGCCGGTGTTCCTGCCGGGCCTGGTGTTCGTGATCAAGGCGGTGCTGCTGGTGCTGCTGCAGATGTGGCTGCGCTGGACGCTGCCGCGCCTGCGCGTCGACCAGCTGATGCACGTGTGCTGGAAGGTGATGGTGCCCCTGGCGCTGGTCTGCGTCCTGGGCGCCGGCATCTGGATGTTGGCGACGGGCCAGGCGGGCTGACCGTCGCGCCACCGGAGCGGAACATGACCCAGTATCTGCGCGGAATCTACGACGCGGTGGCCTCGGCCCTGAAGGGCATGAGGATCACCGCCAAGCACGTGGTGCGCAAGCCCGTCACGCTGCAGTACCCCGACGAGCGCTGGGTGCTGCCGGCGCGGTTCAAGGGCTTCATCATCAACGACACGAACCTCTGCGACGGCTGCCTGCGCTGCGCCAAGGTCTGCCCCGTGGACTGCATCTACATCGAGACCATGGGCAAGGGCAAGGACCGCTTCATGCACCGCTACGCGGTGGACTACAACAAGTGCATCTGGTGCGGCCTCTGCACCGAGGAGTGCCCCACCTTCGCCTGCCAGCACAGCCTCGACTACGACCACGCGCTGTACGACCGCAGGCGCCTGGTCTACGAGTTCGTCGACCCCGAGCGGCCGGTGCCCTGCCACAAGGAGCGGCGCCAGCAGATGGGCTACTTCGTGGAGCAGGTCGCGGCGGCGCCGCCGGACCCCGACCGGATCGCCAAGGCGCCCCGACGTGCGGACCTGCCGGAGGCGGCGCCCGGCGCCGGCGGCGGGGAAGGAGGGGGATCGTGAGCGGAGACCTCGTCTTCTACGGTTTCGCGCTGCTGACGGTGCTGTCCGGCTTCTTCGTCGTGGCCAGCCGCAACGTCGTGCACGCGGCCTTCAGCCTGCTGTTCACCCTGTTCGGGGTGGCCGGCCTCTACGCCCAGCTGGGGGCGGACTTCCTGGCCGTGACCCAGACCGTCGTCTACATCGGCGGCATCCTGGTGCTGGTGATCTTCGCGGTGATGATGACGCGCATCCCGCGCAGCGACGCACCGCGCCGCGGCCTGGACCGGGCCGTGCCTGCGGCGATCCTGTCCCTGCTGGCCTTCGCCCTGGTCTACATGGTGATCGTGGGCACCCGCTGGCCCGAGCGCGCGACCGGCGCGCCGGAGGCGACCGTGGCCGAGATCGGCACGGGCCTGATGACGACCTTCGTCTTCCCCTTCGAGTACGCCTCGCTGGTGCTGCTGGCGGCCATGGTCGGCGCGGCCATCCTGATCCGCGAGCGCGCGCCGGCGGACGAGGCGGCCGGCGCCGACGACGCGGCGGGGAAAGGGGAGGTGCGGTCATGACCGTCGGCCTGGAGCACTACCTGACCGTGAGCGCCCTGCTCTTCGGGCTCGGCATCTACGCGGTGCTGACGCGCCGCAACGCCGTCGCCCTGCTGATGGGCGTGGAGCTGATCCTCAACGCCGCGAACCTGAACTTCGTGGCCTTCGCCCGCTTCGTCGACGGCGGCGTCGACGGGCACATCATGGCCGCCTTCGTCATCGTGCTGGCGGCGGCCGAGGCCGCCGTGGCCCTGGCGATCGTGCTGGCGATGTTCCGCAACTTCGGGACGGTCAACGTGGACACCGTCAACCGGCTGAAGCGATAAGGGAGAAGCATCGCGATGAGCGAACATGCCATCCTGCTGACGGCGCTGGCGATCCTGCTGCTGCCGCTGCTGTCCTACGCGGTCCTCTTCTTCTTCGGGAAGAAGCTGCCGCGGCAGGGCGACTGGCTGGGCACGGGGCTGCTCGGCGTCGCCTGGCTGCTGGCGGTGCGGATCTTCGCCCGCTTCTGGGCCGCCGGCGACCCCGGCCTGCGGGTCGAGGGGGGCGTGCGCTGGCTCGACCTGGGCCGCTTCACGGCCGACGCCGGCATCCTGGTCGACGGCATGACCGCGATCATGCTGGTGGTGGTGACCACCGTCAGCCTGCTGGTACACCTGTTCTCGATCGGCTACATGCACGGGGACCGCCGCTACGAGCGCTTCTTCGCCTTCCTGGGCTTCTTCACCTTCTCGATGCTGGGCATCGTGCTCAGCAACAGCCTGCTGTTCCTGTACGTGTTCTGGGAGCTGGTGGGCCTGGCGAGCTACCTGCTGATCGGCTTCTTCTTCCACAAGCCGTCGGCCGCCGCCGCCAACAAGAAGGCCTTCCTGACCAACCGCGTCGGCGACTTCGGCTTCTTCCTGGGCATCCTGATCTTCTTCACGGCCTACGGGACCTTCAACTACTTCGAACTGTTCGCCGCCGCGCACCTGGACCCGCTGTCGGGCGGCCTGCTGACGCTGGCGGGCGTCGGCCTGTTCATGGGCTGCGTCGGCAAGTCGGCGCAGGCCCCGCTGCACATCTGGTTGCCCGACGCCATGGAGGGCCCCACGCCGGTCAGCGCCCTGATCCACGCCGCGACGATGGTCGCCGCCGGCGTCTACATGGTCGCCCGCCTGCTGCCGCTGTTCGACCCGAACGCCCTGCTGGTGGTGGCCTACGTGGGCGCGATCACGGCCTTCCTGGGCGCGACCATCGCCGTGGTCAAGACCGACATCAAGAAGTCCCTGGCCTACTCCACCATCAGCCAGCTCGGCTACATGGTGATGGCGATGGGCGTCGGCGTCGCCTCGGCCGGCATGTTCCACCTCTGGACGCACGCCTTCTTCAAGGCCCTGCTCTTCCTCGGCTCCGGCTCGGTCATCCACGCCGTCCACACGCAGGAGATGCCGCTGATGGGCGGCCTGCGCACGAAGATGCCGATCACCTTCTGGACCTTCCTGATCGCGACCCTCGCGATCTCGGGCGTGCCCTTCTTCTCGGGCTTCTACTCCAAGGACGCCATCCTGGCCGGTGCTCTGGCCTTCGGCATGACGAAGTCGCACTACGTGCCCTTCCTGCTGGCCCTGATCGCGGCCGGGCTCACGGCCTTCTACATGTTCCGCATGGTGTTCCTGACCTTCATGGGCAAGCCCCGCGACGAGGAGCGCCACCACCACGCCCACGAGTCGCCCTGGACGATGACGGTGCCCCTGGTCACGCTGGCCGTCCTGGCCGTGGTCTCCTCGGGCTGGCGCGGGCCGACCGAAGGCTGGTTCTCGCGCTTCGTCGCGCCGTACGACATGGCGCGCATCGTCGAGGAGGCGCCCGGCGCGCCGCACGCCGGCGAGGCCCACGCGGTTCCGGCCGCCGCTCACGAAGAGCACGCCTTGCCGCAGGAGCCCCATGGCGAACCCGCGCCTGCCGGACCGGCGCACGGCGAGACCGCCCACGGCGACGCCCACGACGCCCACGACGCCCACGTTCGCCACCAGGCGCACATCACGGCCATGGTCCTCTCGATCCTGGTCGCCGGCCTGGGCATCCTGGTCTCGTGGCTGACCTACATCCGCGGGCGCATCAGCGCGCCGGCGGTCCTGGCGCGGCTGCCGCGCGTGCACCACGTCCTGCAGAACATGTACTTCTTCGACGAGTTCTACGCGGCGACGGTCTATCGCTTCACGCTGTGGTTCAGCTGGCTCAACGGCGCCTTCGACCGCCTGGTGATCGACGGCATCGTCAACGGCATGGGGTACCTGACCCGCGTGCTGAGCTGGTTCGCCGGTCTCGCGGACCGGTACGTCGTCGACGGTCTGGTCAACGGTGTGGGCGCGGTGATCCAGGGGGCCGGCGAGGGCTTCCGGCGCGTCCAGACCGGGCGGGTGCAGTCGTACCTGGCGTACGCCTGCTTCTCCGTCCTGTTGCTCGTGTTCGTCTTCCGCGCCCTGTAGCGGTGCTACCCCGAGAGGAGCGTCTCGATGGCTGACCATCTCCTGTCCTGGATGACCTTCGCGCCGGTCATCGGCGCGGCGGTGATCGCCGGCCTGCCCGGCCGGTACAAGGATTTCACCAAGTGGATCGCCGCCGCCGCGACCGCCGTGCCGCTGCTGCTGGCGGTGCAGCTCTTCCTGCAGTTCGACCGCACCACGGCGAACATGCAGTTCACGGAGCACTACACCTGGATCAAGAGCTTCAACATCGAGTACTTCCTGGGCGTGG carries:
- the nuoL gene encoding NADH-quinone oxidoreductase subunit L, which codes for MSEHAILLTALAILLLPLLSYAVLFFFGKKLPRQGDWLGTGLLGVAWLLAVRIFARFWAAGDPGLRVEGGVRWLDLGRFTADAGILVDGMTAIMLVVVTTVSLLVHLFSIGYMHGDRRYERFFAFLGFFTFSMLGIVLSNSLLFLYVFWELVGLASYLLIGFFFHKPSAAAANKKAFLTNRVGDFGFFLGILIFFTAYGTFNYFELFAAAHLDPLSGGLLTLAGVGLFMGCVGKSAQAPLHIWLPDAMEGPTPVSALIHAATMVAAGVYMVARLLPLFDPNALLVVAYVGAITAFLGATIAVVKTDIKKSLAYSTISQLGYMVMAMGVGVASAGMFHLWTHAFFKALLFLGSGSVIHAVHTQEMPLMGGLRTKMPITFWTFLIATLAISGVPFFSGFYSKDAILAGALAFGMTKSHYVPFLLALIAAGLTAFYMFRMVFLTFMGKPRDEERHHHAHESPWTMTVPLVTLAVLAVVSSGWRGPTEGWFSRFVAPYDMARIVEEAPGAPHAGEAHAVPAAAHEEHALPQEPHGEPAPAGPAHGETAHGDAHDAHDAHVRHQAHITAMVLSILVAGLGILVSWLTYIRGRISAPAVLARLPRVHHVLQNMYFFDEFYAATVYRFTLWFSWLNGAFDRLVIDGIVNGMGYLTRVLSWFAGLADRYVVDGLVNGVGAVIQGAGEGFRRVQTGRVQSYLAYACFSVLLLVFVFRAL
- a CDS encoding NADH-quinone oxidoreductase subunit C; this translates as MEATAIHALLQSRFGDAVSDYVDGFEKGSLVAAGRVAEIAAFLRDDPALGFESLMCLTGLDWDGYDASGKGKSVDILGYDVLGRPQASDRVGDGDLGVAYALYSHRHGHKHTLFVRVPRAAPEVASAAAVWPTSAWHEREAWDLVGIRFTGHPDLKRILLDEDWEGHPLRKDYVMPGAWQGVPLDGRDYAACKWDESGVTLPDDVKRPDEPKQPDETTRPETGNQG
- a CDS encoding NADH-quinone oxidoreductase subunit D produces the protein MSETAAGRGWGGQDVRRELHSELLEINMGPQHPATHGVLRLLVRTDGEIVHGVTAHIGYLHRCAEKIAEGCDWRQWMVYTDRFDYLAPINMNFGYAVAVERMLGVQVPERAEHIRVICAELQRIASHLIAIGTFGLDMGAWTPLLYCFREREEILNILERLTGGRMLYNYFDIGGLRFDTYDGFERDVLAFVNIMEQKIPEYDTLLSYNKIFIERTADVGVIDLATCLAYGCTGPVLRGAGVPFDCRKDDPYSIYDRFEFDIPYGEGEQGTVGDCWDRYMVRMREMYESCRIIRQAVDALPGGPVKAEDLKKLVKVPQGSLYTRTESSKGEIGYHIFADGGSKPFRTKVRSPSFSNLHVIEKVGPGMMLSDLVATVGSLDIVLGEIDR
- a CDS encoding NADH-quinone oxidoreductase subunit B family protein, with the protein product MTQDRKDYVESVTPPEGYDPRREQCLDFHLAEDLAAMAGSDDKNFILTTVDNLFDWARLSSVWPVTFGLACCAIEMMAASATRYDIDRFGAGAFRATPRQADLMIVSGTVTAKMATRLKRIYEQMPEPKWVVAMGSCAIGGGPYFKYGYHVVKGVDFIVPVDVYIPGCPPRPEVLLDGLMRLQDKIRGRRDDAKPPKWVADYARKIPYVKR
- the nuoK gene encoding NADH-quinone oxidoreductase subunit NuoK, which gives rise to MTVGLEHYLTVSALLFGLGIYAVLTRRNAVALLMGVELILNAANLNFVAFARFVDGGVDGHIMAAFVIVLAAAEAAVALAIVLAMFRNFGTVNVDTVNRLKR
- a CDS encoding NADH-quinone oxidoreductase subunit I translates to MTQYLRGIYDAVASALKGMRITAKHVVRKPVTLQYPDERWVLPARFKGFIINDTNLCDGCLRCAKVCPVDCIYIETMGKGKDRFMHRYAVDYNKCIWCGLCTEECPTFACQHSLDYDHALYDRRRLVYEFVDPERPVPCHKERRQQMGYFVEQVAAAPPDPDRIAKAPRRADLPEAAPGAGGGEGGGS
- a CDS encoding NADH-quinone oxidoreductase subunit A codes for the protein MTQTPCLAAVATGLHAGYAIVLLFLLFGIFFGNLALGIARLVRPRKPGGEKAVTYECGELPSGSSWVRFNIRFYLVALFFIVFDVEVIFLYPWAVVFRPLSAAAGSLVFVEMVMFLGILAIGLAYIWVKGDLDWVKSLARRSGTEVGGE
- a CDS encoding NADH-quinone oxidoreductase subunit J, producing MSGDLVFYGFALLTVLSGFFVVASRNVVHAAFSLLFTLFGVAGLYAQLGADFLAVTQTVVYIGGILVLVIFAVMMTRIPRSDAPRRGLDRAVPAAILSLLAFALVYMVIVGTRWPERATGAPEATVAEIGTGLMTTFVFPFEYASLVLLAAMVGAAILIRERAPADEAAGADDAAGKGEVRS
- the nuoH gene encoding NADH-quinone oxidoreductase subunit NuoH → MQVMTDLFARIFGDGLSPLGLLVAGGLTMALIMALVMASCAIVFTWAERKVAGFIQSRYGPMRVGRWHGVLQPVADMVKILGKEDIVPQDADKPLFMLAPFVIFVGSLMAWAAIPFAPGFIAADLDLGLFYIFAVSSAATIGILMAGWASNNKWSLYGAARGAAQAVSYEIPLALACIPVVMITGSLNMNDIVIAQQGGIWRWHFLHDPFLFVAFLLYFVASIAEVNRGPFDLPETESELVAGYHTEYTGMRFAFFFLAEYANLFLVSCVATAVFLGGWQPLFGPVFLPGLVFVIKAVLLVLLQMWLRWTLPRLRVDQLMHVCWKVMVPLALVCVLGAGIWMLATGQAG